A region of the Microbacterium sp. SL75 genome:
CGAGGTGGGGATCGCGATGGTGGTGGAGGGTGTTGAGCTCGACGTCGGGGTCGTCGTCGAAGATCAGCACGACCTCGCGCGCGACGACCGGCCGCTCCCAGTCGAGACGGAGCCACGCGTCGCCCTCGGCCAGAGGAGCCGAGGCCCAGAGGTTCGGACCACCGAAGGGGCGCTGGTAGCCGCCGAACGCACGCTCGGGCGCCAGCGCCTCTGACGGCGTGGGCACGCGGAACTGCACCGACCGCCCCCGCAACGGCTTGGTCGGCCACTGCACGAGCAGCTCGTCGAGGCTCACCTGGACGTTCTGGTCGTCGGCATCCGAGGTGTGGACGAGGGTCAGGATGCCGGGCGGAAGCTCGTCCGCCACGAACACGCTCACGCCGGGTCGGGCGCGCAAGACGACGACCGCGTTGGCCGGGGTCTGCGGCTCCCACCGCACCGGGGCGTGCACCCACTGCGCCTGGCCCGCGGTCACGGCGACGGTGACCGCGTGCTCGAGGTGCTCGGGGACGACGTTCTGTGGGAGCCCCGTCGACCACACCTCGACCTCGAGATCGACGTCGTGCTCAGCGGTGACCCGCAGGTCGAAGCCGTCGAGACGCGGGTGCACGGGCACGACGATGCCGAGGTCGTGCTCGAGCGGATGGAGCCGGACCGAAGCTGCCTCGCTGGGTCCGAGCCCCCCGCGCACGCCCGAGGCCGTCACCCGCGCCGTGGCGGCGAGGTTCTGCGGGTCGGTGTCGGCCACGCCGATGAGCGGGGCGTCCTGTCGCAAAAGCAGCTGTCGGAGTTCTTCACGGTGATTCTCGTAGAGCCCGCGGGGGCTCGTGTGATGAGCGAGCGCGAGGGATGCCGCGGTCCCCGCCGCCTCGCCCATCGCGGCGCACGTGGCCATGACGCGCGCCGCGCCGAACGCGATGTGGGTGGCCGAGACGTCGCGCCCCGCCATGAAGAGATTCTCGACGTCGGCGGAGTAGAGGGAGCGGAACGGGATCTCGAAGACGCCGTTCGAGAAGCGCTGCACGGCGCCCGCACCGGTCGAGTACATCCCTTCTTTGGGGTGCAGGTCGATCGACCAGCCCCCGAAGGCCACGCCGTCGTCGAAACGCGTCTGCTCGATGATGTCGCGCTGGTGCAGCGTGTAGTCGCCGACGAGGCGGCGGTACTCGCGCTTGCCGGGGACGTTGCCGATCCACTCCAGGTCGAGGTTGTCGGCGTCGAACTCGCCCGAGTTCTTGATGTGGTTCCAGATGCCCAGGATGACCGAGCGCAGCTCGTCGCGGATGCGCTCGTTGTCGTGCACGATGTCGAGCTCGCCACCCCACTCGATCCACCAGTAGTGCGCTCCGCTGTCACCGCTTCGGATGATGCGCGACGACGGGATCGGGGTCTCGAGGATCGACTTCGCCGAATCGGGTGCGACGAAGCGCACCGGATGCCCCACATCCTTCGTGTAGAACAACAGCGTCGAGCCGAGGAAGGTGCGCTCGGCCTCTTCCGGCGCCCAGTCCTCGTCGAACTCCACCCGCGACTCCTTGCCGAGCCGCGCCCTCGCTCCGGAGAGGTGGCCGACGAGTCCGTCACCGGTGCAGTCGAGGAAGACCGGGGCGACGAAGCGCGTCTCGGTCTCGGCTCCCATGGTCCATCCCGTCACCGACTCGATGCGGCGCGCACCCTCGGGGCCGGTGGCGGCCACGTCGCGCACGTCGGTGTTGAGGTACAGCGAGATGTTCGGCTCGGCACGCACGGCATCCAGCACCACGTCGTCCCAGTGGATGGGGTTGCCGTCGGGGTTGCGGTACTGGTTCTCGAGGTACAGCTCGCCGATGATGCCGTTCTCGCGCGCCCACCGCTGATTGCCGTGCGCGGTCGCCCCGCACACCCAGACACGGACCTCCGACGAGGAGTTCCCGCCCAGGACCGGTCGGTTGTTGATGAGGGCGACGCGCCGGTCGAGCCGGGCGGCGGCGATGGCGGCGGCGACTCCGGCGAGTCCTCCGCCGACGACGACCACGTCGTAGTCGGCCGTGTGTGAACGCATTCTGCGGGTGTCCTTCCTGGGGACGCGGGGGCGTCCGAATGTGGTGCGGGGAGAGATCGACGGGCTCAGTCCACGGCGATCGCCTCGATCTCGAAGACCCGGGCGACGTCGGTGGTGGATGCCGACGGGTCGCTGATGAGCAGCCGCACGCCGTCCGCGACGACGCCGCCGGCCGGGACGCTCACGAGGCGCTGCGTGTTCGCGGTGACGGAGCCGAGACTCGTCCAGCCCGTGGGGGTGTGCACCTGCACCTCGAAGGAGCGCAGGACGGCGGCGGAGCCCGAGTCGGCGCTGTAGCCGCTGCGCACGCGCACCTCGTCGAGCGCCGCCGGCGCGGTCATGCTCAGCGAGATCCACGGAGCGGTGCCACCGACCGCCGAGATCCACCGGCTGGCGTCGCTGCAGACGCCGTCGATGGCGAGTGCGGGGCCGGTGTCTGCTCCCAGGCTCGACGAGGCGGTGGCCGTCGCGCCCAGCGCGACGTTCACGCCGCCCGGGTCGTCGCGGAGGTCCGAGACGAGGGTCGACAGCGAGGTGGCGGGACCGACGGCCGCGTCTCGAGGAACGACGGCGCGGGTGAGACGGGCTGGGGCCGCCGCAGGAGCGGAGAGGTAGACGACGTCGGCGTCATCGGTCGATCGCGTCTGTGCCCGCAGGCGCTGCTGGCCCAGAAGCGGCTCACCGACAGCGGCATAGGTCCACGCGGCGGCTGCGTCGGCGCGCTCGGCGACGATTGCGCGGCTGCGCACCTCGCCGCAGACCTGGGCGGTCACGACGGTGTAGAGCCGCGTCGTCGACCCGGCGCGGGTGAGGTCGACGGCAGCCGACGTGGCGACGCCGTCGCCGAGGGCCGCGGAGTCCACGACCTTCTCGTCGATCCAGGACGATCCGTCCCACCGCACGAAGCGGGCGTCGTAGGCCGTGCGGTCCTTCTCGACGAAGCGGTAACCGATGCCCGCGAGAGCGGAGCCGTCGAGGGCGAGCTTCGCGGACTGCACCGCCGGGGTGTAGCTGCGGATCGTCTCGCCGGTGAGGAACGGTCGCCAGACGATCGCGCCCGTCGAGGCGGGGGTGATCGGGCCGGGGACCGTGGCGCCGGCAGCGTCCGCGAGTGACCCCGTCGCCGGATCGTAGACGGCGTACGAGCCGAGGTGGCGCGCGGGGTCGGCGGGGAACGGGCCCCACTCCCACAGCACGTGCACGCGACCGTCGGGCGAGACCTCGAGGTCGTCGGGGTAGAAGGAGTAGCCCTTCGCCGCGGCGATGGTCGTCTCGCGCCCCCATGAGCCGGCATTCCGGTCGTAGTGGTAGAGCACGCCCTCGCGCGCACCGTCGGCATCCGTCCCGGTCCGCACCAGCACCCACGCGTCGCCGTCGGCTCCGCGGGCGGTCACGGGGTAGGTGATGTCGACGTCGAGATCGGGCATGGTCGAGGTGCGATCCACCATCGTGCTCACGTCGCCCGCGGTGTCGGAGCGGAAGTAGTTCCACTGCTCGTTGTGCATCGAGACGAAGGCGTGGATGACCCCGTCACCGTCGACGACGATGGAGGGCTGGTTGTGACCGTTGTCGTCGACGAAGGTGACGCACGCCGCTCCCGGGGAGGTGCGCAGGCACCCCTCGGCCCACGTGCCGTCGGCAGCACGCGAGGCGAGATGCACCTCGTGCCGCGCGGCCTGGGCCGCGGGGGCGTTGAAGGCGAAGTAGGTCACGTCCCCCACGACGTCGAGGGGGTTCCACCACGCCGCCTGGTTCGACGAGTCGACCGCGAACGGGAGCTCTTCGACCGTCGGCACCCCACCGACGGCGTGTGCCGACGGCGCGACGATCAGCCCGAGGGCGAGCGCGGCGATCGCCGCCGCGCTCCCTCCGCGCAGAAACCGCACGTCAGCCGACCAGCTTCTGCGCGGCCTCGCCGGCCCGCTTCATCGCGTCCGCCGGCGAAGCGGATCCGATCAGCACGGCCTGGACGTTGTCGGCGATCGCCGACTCGATCTGCGAGTACGCGGTGAACTTCCACAGCGGGTTCGAGCTGGCCGTGGCCGTGATGCGCTCGCCGAACTGCGCACCGAAGGTGTCGGCGGCGACCTCCGACGACGAGAGCGCCTCTGTGGTCGCCGGCGGCAGACCGCGCAGGGCGTAGTCGGCCAGGATCGCGTCGAGGTCGGACGTGGCGTACTGGGCGAAGTCGCCCGCGGTCGCCGCACCCGTTCCGTTGACCACGGCGATCGCGCCGCCCCAGACGAGGGCACGCGGGGTGTCGCCGGCCTTCATTACCGGACGTGAGACAGGGGCGAGCTTGCTCGCGAGATTCGCGTCGGGCGATTCCTTCGTCACCGCGGCACGGCCCACGGGGGCGTCGTCGTACATCGCGGCGCGACCCTGTGCGAACAGGCTCCGCGCGTCGAAGCGATCGACGTCGGCGGCGATCAGGCCCTGGTCGTAGAGCCCCTTGTACCAGGTGACCGCCTCGATGCTGGCGTCATCGCCGATCGTGACGGTGTCGCCGTCGACCAGCGGGCTGCCGAAGGTCTGCATCCAGATGAGGATGTCCTTGAGCTGCGCGGCCTTCGTCGAGGCGGCGTACGGGATGAGGCCGTTTCCGAGGCCCTTGAGCGCGACCAGGGTCTTCTCGAACTCGTCCACCGTCGTCGGGAACGCATCGGGGGCGACGCCGACCTTGCCGAGCGTCTCGGAGTTGGCGACGAGGCCGATCGCGCCGATGGTCCAGGGCAAGGCATACTGAACGCCGTCGAAGGTGGCCGCCTGCAGGGCCGAAGAGGTGTAGCCGCGACCGGATGCCAGGGCCGAGACGTCCTGCAGCTTGCCGGTGGCCGCGAGGCTTCCGAGCCAGGCGACGTCGACGTGCGCGGCGCCGGTGAACTGACCGCCCGTGACCTGCAGCATGAGCTGGTTGATGTACTCGTTGTACGGGAACGCCGTGCGCTTGATCGCGACGCCGCGGGCCTTCTCGTAGGCCGCGAGGGTGCCCTCGAGCGCCGGCTTCGCCGACTCCTCGGTGAGCGACCACGACGAGAACGCGAAGTCGGTGGGGTCGGCGCCGTTCAGGCCGGCCGCGCCGGCTGCGGGACCGGCGCTGCCGCTGGGTACGCACCCGGCGAGGGCCGCGGCGGCGGCGCCGATGCCGAACATCTGCAGCGCGCGACGACGGGTGATCAACGGGTTGGGGAGCGATGAAGCTGACATAGGTGTCCTCCTTGACAGGTGAGCAGAAGAAAGGGAGAAGGGCGGTCAGCCCTTGACGGCGCCGGCCGTCATGCCACTGACGAGGAAGCGCTGCAGCAGCATGAAGGCGATCGCCACGGGAAGTGACACGACGAGCGAGGCGGCCATGAGCTCGGGCCACGCCGTTGCCGCTTCACCGACATAGGTGTTGACGAGCCCCGGGGGCAGCGTCTGCTTGTCGGGGCCGGCGAGGGTCAGGGCGAAGATGAAGTCGTTCCAGCCGCGCACGAAGGCGAACAGACCGGCGGCGACCAGACCGGGGGCGGCCAGCGGGAGCACGATCGAATGGATCGTGCGCAGGCGCGATGCACCGTCGACCCGGGCCGCCTCGATCAGCTCGTCGGGGATGGTGTCGAAGAAGCCCTTGAGCATCCAGACGCACAACGGCAGCGTGAAGGTCGTGAACGACAGCACCAGCGCCGTGTAGGTGTTGAGCAGACCGTAGGCGCTGAACACGCTGTAGAGGGTGACGAGCAGCAGCGCCTGCGGGAACATCTGCGAGGCCAGCACGAAGTACATCAGCTGGCGGCGCCCGCGGTACCGGAACTTCGAGAACGAATACCCCATGTAAGCCGAGACGATCACCGACAGCAGAGCGGTGATGACCGAGACGATCACGCTGTTCTGCAGGTAAGTGAACAGCTGCGGGTTGGAGGTCAGCGAGGTGTAGGCGTCGAAGGTGATCTCGGTGGGGAACAGCTTCGGCGGGTACGAGAAGACCTGGTCCCGCGGGGTCAACGAGGTGGCGAGCAGCCAGTAGATCGGGAGCAGGGCGAAGCCGCCGCAGACGATGAGCGCGACCCACGACGCGAGCCGGACGCCGGGGCGGTCGGAGCGCAGCCCCGAGCTCGGGCGACGACGACGCTCGGGTGCCGGAGCGACCACGGGCGGCACGTCGGGGGCGGGGGTGACGGTGGGGAGTGCGGTGCTGGTCATCGCTTCTCGCCCCTCTCGGAGAATCGGACGTAGACGACGACGAGCGCCATGAGCAGGATGAGCCAGAGCAGGCCGAGGGCACCGGCGTGACCGAGATCGAAACCGTGGAAGGCCGTCTCGTACACCGAGGTCGCGAAGGTCTCGGTGGATCCGGCCGGACCGCCGCCGGTGAGCACGTAGATGATGTCGAAGTGCTGGAAGTTCCAGATGAACTCCAGCAGCAGCACGAGGCCGATGATCCCGCCGATCTGCGGGACGGTGATCGAGAAGAATCGGCGCACGGTACCGGCCCCGTCCATCTCGGCGGCCTCGTGCAGCTCCTTCGGTACCGTCTGCAGGCCGGCCAGGAGCATGACCATCATCCAGGGGAACGACTGCCAGGTCTTGGCCACGATCACGGCGAACATCGCGGTCCCGGGCTGGGCGAGCCACGCCTGCGGGCTGACCCCGAGCGGCTCGAGGATCGCGTTCATCACGCCGTAGTTGGCGTTGAAGATCCACATCCACAGGAACGAGACGACGACCCCCGGAACGAGCCAGGGGATGAGCATGAGCCCGCGGAAAACCTTCGACCCGCGAATCTGCGTGTTCAGGGCCAGCGCCAGCGCGAAGCCGATGACGAACGGGGCGATCGTGGTGCCGAGCGTGAAGACCAGCGTCTGCCACAGCAGGCGAAGGAAGTCGTCCTGCAGCACGTCGACGATGTTCTGGAACCCGACGAACTCGCGACCGGGCAGCACCAGGCTCTGCTTGAAGAAGGCGGTCACCAAGGCCGAGACGAGGGGATACGCCACGACGACGGCCATGAGCGCCATGCCCGGCACCACCAACAGGACGGCGAACATGCCGTTGCCGAGCCGCTCCGGGCGCGAAGCCCGAGCCTGAACCCACCTCGGCGTCCTGTTGGGGTTGTTTACTTCTGTTGAGATTTGTGAGTTTGTCATCGTCACGTCCGTGTGCGCTTTCCTCAGCATTGAGGGACCCGAGGGCCCATTTGCGGCGCCACGCGCCGCCATCGACCGCTTCAGCTTGGCCGTTCACGGCCGCGGGGTCAATTCGCAGGAGGTAACGCTTGAATTACGGCGTGTTCGTACATGTTCATACGTGTTATCAAAGTGTGAAATAGCACACGCGATTGACCGCGCACGAACACAGCGACTCCGCGACAAAGAGCGACGTGCGCCATCCTGGTCAGCGGCGCTGCGGCATCCGCTCGTCGAGCCACGCCAGCAGATCCGCCCGCACCTCGGCCTGGCACCGCTCGGCGAAGATCTCGTGACGGGCACCCGGGTACACGAGAATCGTGACATCCGTCAGTCCGGAGCGACGCGTGTAGGCGTCCGCCAGTCTGTGCACGCTGCGCGGCCCGCCGACGGTGTCGTCGCGACCGACCATGAGCAGCAGGGGCACGTCGCGTTCGAGGCCGCGTCGCGGCCGCCCGAGGAGCTTCGCCGTCTCGAGGGGACCGAAGAGCCGCGCGAGCGGCGTGGAGGTCGTGAGCGGGTCGGCGACGAAGTCTCGACCCACCTGCTCATCGCTCGACAGCCACTGCATGCCCGAGCCCCGCAGGTGCTTCCACGGGGCGTTCAGATCCCCGGCGTTGAGCGAACCGGGCACCCGCAGGGCCGAGCCGGTCATCACCACGGCGTCGAAGGCCTCGGGATGCCGATCCAGCAGCATCTGCGCGAGGAACGAACCCCACGAGTGTCCGAGCAGCACGAGAGGCAGGTCGGGGTGCTCCGCGCGGATGCGCTGCGTGAGGGTCCACACCGCGTCGCGGGCGGCTCCGAGTCCGCCGGGCCCGAGCCGTCCGAGCTTGCGGCGGTCACCGCTCCATTGCCGCAGCCCCGTGCGCCCGTGACCGCGGTGATCGTCGGCATAGACCGTGTAGCCCGCGTCGACGAGCGCCTCGATAAGTGCGCCGTAGCGCCCCGCGTGCTCCCCCACACCGTGCAGCAGCTGCACCACCGCCCGGGGCTCGGCCGCTTCGTAGACGTCGTAGACGATCGAGATGCCATAGGCGTCGACGAACTCGGGCATGGGGGGAGTCTAGGGCGGCGGACGCGGGGAGAACGGGGTCCGCCCGTTCCTTTAGCAAGGCTAATGAGATAATCTGACGTCTAGGAATATGAATGATCGCGTCGACGAATCCCCCCTTCCCGACTTGAGTTCTGACCACAGCGCAGCGGCGTCCGAGCTGCGCATGGCCACGTTCCGGCTCGCCCGGCGCCTTCGGGCGCAGCGGGCCGTCGACACCATGAGCGACGGGCAGTTCGCCGTCCTCGCCGCGTTGACGGTGCACGGGGCGCACACGCTCGGCCAGCTGGCCGACCGCGAGCGCGTCACCGCCCCGTCGATGAACCGCACGGTGTCGCTGCTGGAGGACGCGGGATACCTGACCCGCATTCCCGATGAGGTCGACCGACGCCGCGTGAGCATCGACCTCACCGATCTCGGCCGCCGCATCGTCGATGAGACGGTCCGGCGACGAGACGCCTTCGTCGAAGAGGCTCTCGCCGAGCTCTCCCCCGAAGAAAGACAGGCGCTGGCCCGCGCCACGACGATCATGAGGAAGGTGGCCGACAGATGAGCACATCGATGTTCCGGTCGCTGTCGATCTTCAACTACCGCGTCTGGTTCATCGGAGCCCTCGTCTCGAACGTCGGCGCATGGATGCAGTCCACGGCCCAGAACTGGGTCGTGCTGACACAGCTCACGAACAATGACGCCGCCGCCATGGGCATCACCATGGCCCTGCAGTTCGCTCCCCCGCTGCTCCTGGTGAGCGTCACCGGGTGGGTCGCCGACCGGTTCGACCGCCGCAAGCTCATCATGTGCACGCAGAGCGCTCTTCTGCTGCTGGCGGTGTCACTCGGCATCCTGCTGCTGAGCGGGGCGATGACCCTGCCGTTGATGTTCTGCTTCGCACTGGCCCTGGGTGTCGTCACGGCCTTCGACAACCCGGCGCGGCAGGCCTTCGTCTCCGACCTGGTCTCACAGGAGAACGCCTCGAACGCCGTCGCCCTCAATGCGGCGTCGTTCAACATGGCCCGCCTCATCGGTCCCGCCGCCGCCGGCATCATGATCGTGCTCGTCGGCACCGGCTGGGTCTTCCTCGTCAATGCGTTCACCTTCTTGGCGATGCTCGGCGCTCTCTTGCTCATGCGCCCGCACGAGCTCGTCGCCCGTCACCGCCGCGGCGGCCCCGCTCGCCTGGCCGACGGCTTCCGCTACGTCGCACGGCGACCCGACCTCGTGGTCATCTTCGTGATGGTGTTCCTCCTCGGCGCCTTCGGCATGAACTTCCCGATCTTCGCCTCGACGATGGCCCTCGAGTTCGATCGCGGCGCCGACGGCTTCGGCCTCCTGAGCTCCTTCGTCGCGATCGGCTCCCTTGCCGGAGCCCTCCTCGCCGCGAGACGAGAGCGCGCCCGGATGCGGGTGGTGATCGTCGGCTCCGGCGGCTTCGCCGTGGCATCCGCCCTCTCGGTCTTCGCGCCCAGCTACGGCGCCTACGCGGCCACGCTCGTGCTGACCGGCTTCTGCGTCGTGACGACCCTGACCACCGCGAACGGCTACGTGCAGACCACGACCGACCCCCTCCTGCGTGGTCGCGTGCTGGCGCTGTACATGGCGAT
Encoded here:
- a CDS encoding FAD-dependent oxidoreductase; this translates as MRSHTADYDVVVVGGGLAGVAAAIAAARLDRRVALINNRPVLGGNSSSEVRVWVCGATAHGNQRWARENGIIGELYLENQYRNPDGNPIHWDDVVLDAVRAEPNISLYLNTDVRDVAATGPEGARRIESVTGWTMGAETETRFVAPVFLDCTGDGLVGHLSGARARLGKESRVEFDEDWAPEEAERTFLGSTLLFYTKDVGHPVRFVAPDSAKSILETPIPSSRIIRSGDSGAHYWWIEWGGELDIVHDNERIRDELRSVILGIWNHIKNSGEFDADNLDLEWIGNVPGKREYRRLVGDYTLHQRDIIEQTRFDDGVAFGGWSIDLHPKEGMYSTGAGAVQRFSNGVFEIPFRSLYSADVENLFMAGRDVSATHIAFGAARVMATCAAMGEAAGTAASLALAHHTSPRGLYENHREELRQLLLRQDAPLIGVADTDPQNLAATARVTASGVRGGLGPSEAASVRLHPLEHDLGIVVPVHPRLDGFDLRVTAEHDVDLEVEVWSTGLPQNVVPEHLEHAVTVAVTAGQAQWVHAPVRWEPQTPANAVVVLRARPGVSVFVADELPPGILTLVHTSDADDQNVQVSLDELLVQWPTKPLRGRSVQFRVPTPSEALAPERAFGGYQRPFGGPNLWASAPLAEGDAWLRLDWERPVVAREVVLIFDDDPDVELNTLHHHRDPHLVMPSLVEAYRVEAQTAGAQEWVEVAAVAQNRRRRRRHPLPEGLGAISAARVVVTATHGAPEARIVAFRVQE
- a CDS encoding BNR-4 repeat-containing protein, translating into MRFLRGGSAAAIAALALGLIVAPSAHAVGGVPTVEELPFAVDSSNQAAWWNPLDVVGDVTYFAFNAPAAQAARHEVHLASRAADGTWAEGCLRTSPGAACVTFVDDNGHNQPSIVVDGDGVIHAFVSMHNEQWNYFRSDTAGDVSTMVDRTSTMPDLDVDITYPVTARGADGDAWVLVRTGTDADGAREGVLYHYDRNAGSWGRETTIAAAKGYSFYPDDLEVSPDGRVHVLWEWGPFPADPARHLGSYAVYDPATGSLADAAGATVPGPITPASTGAIVWRPFLTGETIRSYTPAVQSAKLALDGSALAGIGYRFVEKDRTAYDARFVRWDGSSWIDEKVVDSAALGDGVATSAAVDLTRAGSTTRLYTVVTAQVCGEVRSRAIVAERADAAAAWTYAAVGEPLLGQQRLRAQTRSTDDADVVYLSAPAAAPARLTRAVVPRDAAVGPATSLSTLVSDLRDDPGGVNVALGATATASSSLGADTGPALAIDGVCSDASRWISAVGGTAPWISLSMTAPAALDEVRVRSGYSADSGSAAVLRSFEVQVHTPTGWTSLGSVTANTQRLVSVPAGGVVADGVRLLISDPSASTTDVARVFEIEAIAVD
- a CDS encoding extracellular solute-binding protein — translated: MSASSLPNPLITRRRALQMFGIGAAAAALAGCVPSGSAGPAAGAAGLNGADPTDFAFSSWSLTEESAKPALEGTLAAYEKARGVAIKRTAFPYNEYINQLMLQVTGGQFTGAAHVDVAWLGSLAATGKLQDVSALASGRGYTSSALQAATFDGVQYALPWTIGAIGLVANSETLGKVGVAPDAFPTTVDEFEKTLVALKGLGNGLIPYAASTKAAQLKDILIWMQTFGSPLVDGDTVTIGDDASIEAVTWYKGLYDQGLIAADVDRFDARSLFAQGRAAMYDDAPVGRAAVTKESPDANLASKLAPVSRPVMKAGDTPRALVWGGAIAVVNGTGAATAGDFAQYATSDLDAILADYALRGLPPATTEALSSSEVAADTFGAQFGERITATASSNPLWKFTAYSQIESAIADNVQAVLIGSASPADAMKRAGEAAQKLVG
- a CDS encoding carbohydrate ABC transporter permease → MTSTALPTVTPAPDVPPVVAPAPERRRRPSSGLRSDRPGVRLASWVALIVCGGFALLPIYWLLATSLTPRDQVFSYPPKLFPTEITFDAYTSLTSNPQLFTYLQNSVIVSVITALLSVIVSAYMGYSFSKFRYRGRRQLMYFVLASQMFPQALLLVTLYSVFSAYGLLNTYTALVLSFTTFTLPLCVWMLKGFFDTIPDELIEAARVDGASRLRTIHSIVLPLAAPGLVAAGLFAFVRGWNDFIFALTLAGPDKQTLPPGLVNTYVGEAATAWPELMAASLVVSLPVAIAFMLLQRFLVSGMTAGAVKG
- a CDS encoding carbohydrate ABC transporter permease; translation: MFAVLLVVPGMALMAVVVAYPLVSALVTAFFKQSLVLPGREFVGFQNIVDVLQDDFLRLLWQTLVFTLGTTIAPFVIGFALALALNTQIRGSKVFRGLMLIPWLVPGVVVSFLWMWIFNANYGVMNAILEPLGVSPQAWLAQPGTAMFAVIVAKTWQSFPWMMVMLLAGLQTVPKELHEAAEMDGAGTVRRFFSITVPQIGGIIGLVLLLEFIWNFQHFDIIYVLTGGGPAGSTETFATSVYETAFHGFDLGHAGALGLLWLILLMALVVVYVRFSERGEKR
- a CDS encoding alpha/beta fold hydrolase, which encodes MPEFVDAYGISIVYDVYEAAEPRAVVQLLHGVGEHAGRYGALIEALVDAGYTVYADDHRGHGRTGLRQWSGDRRKLGRLGPGGLGAARDAVWTLTQRIRAEHPDLPLVLLGHSWGSFLAQMLLDRHPEAFDAVVMTGSALRVPGSLNAGDLNAPWKHLRGSGMQWLSSDEQVGRDFVADPLTTSTPLARLFGPLETAKLLGRPRRGLERDVPLLLMVGRDDTVGGPRSVHRLADAYTRRSGLTDVTILVYPGARHEIFAERCQAEVRADLLAWLDERMPQRR
- a CDS encoding MarR family winged helix-turn-helix transcriptional regulator — encoded protein: MNDRVDESPLPDLSSDHSAAASELRMATFRLARRLRAQRAVDTMSDGQFAVLAALTVHGAHTLGQLADRERVTAPSMNRTVSLLEDAGYLTRIPDEVDRRRVSIDLTDLGRRIVDETVRRRDAFVEEALAELSPEERQALARATTIMRKVADR
- a CDS encoding MFS transporter is translated as MSTSMFRSLSIFNYRVWFIGALVSNVGAWMQSTAQNWVVLTQLTNNDAAAMGITMALQFAPPLLLVSVTGWVADRFDRRKLIMCTQSALLLLAVSLGILLLSGAMTLPLMFCFALALGVVTAFDNPARQAFVSDLVSQENASNAVALNAASFNMARLIGPAAAGIMIVLVGTGWVFLVNAFTFLAMLGALLLMRPHELVARHRRGGPARLADGFRYVARRPDLVVIFVMVFLLGAFGMNFPIFASTMALEFDRGADGFGLLSSFVAIGSLAGALLAARRERARMRVVIVGSGGFAVASALSVFAPSYGAYAATLVLTGFCVVTTLTTANGYVQTTTDPLLRGRVLALYMAILLGGTPVGAPIVGAVAAQFGPRVAIALAAIVAVVACAIGATWTAMSGRLHRHETKRFRLTLDETRPIATVAAEPEDFSDEVAGTTPIPLPPGERSPRATPRPRHGG